CGGGCCCGGTCGGGAGGTGGCTGGTCGGGGTGGTCGACCTCGAGGCCGTCCAGCCCGGCCCCGGCCATGGCCCGGATGACCGGCTCGGGGACGGCCGCGGCGCCGGCGTGGACCGAGGGGTGAGCCAGCACCGCCACCCCGCCGGCCCCGTGGATCAGCTCGACCGCCTCAACCGGGGTGACGGCGTCCTTGCCGACGTAGGCCCGGCCGCCGGTGCCGATCCACTCGGGGCTGAAGGCGGCGGCCACGTCGTCGACCACACCGGCCTCGACCATGGCCCTGGCCACGTGCGGCCGCCCGAGGGCGCCGCCGCCGGCCAGCTCTCTGACCCGCTCCAGCTCGACCGGGGCGCCGAGGGCGCGCAGCCGCTCCACCATGCGGCGGGTCCGGGTGACCCGGCCCTC
Above is a genomic segment from Actinomycetota bacterium containing:
- a CDS encoding phosphatase; this translates as EGRVTRTRRMVERLRALGAPVELERVRELAGGGALGRPHVARAMVEAGVVDDVAAAFSPEWIGTGGRAYVGKDAVTPVEAVELIHGAGGVAVLAHPSVHAGAAAVPEPVIRAMAGAGLDGLEVDHPDQPPPDRARWRALAAELGLETTGASDCHGALYGYRLGSERTPDATVERLLGGA